From Pseudoalteromonas rubra, one genomic window encodes:
- a CDS encoding DUF6768 family protein, whose translation MNLDKEISKALQQEQNQIDPILAQEKGLFTMLGNVYQGNTRFWVILASISALLITIGFVYSGYRFYIATAVMDQVFWAVWFITGLLVQIATKLWIFMEMNRQSVLREIAHLAVRLQAK comes from the coding sequence ATGAACTTAGACAAAGAGATAAGTAAAGCATTACAGCAAGAACAAAATCAGATAGATCCCATTCTTGCTCAGGAAAAAGGCCTGTTCACTATGCTGGGCAACGTGTATCAGGGTAATACCCGTTTCTGGGTGATCCTGGCTTCAATCAGCGCCCTGCTGATCACCATCGGCTTTGTGTACAGCGGTTATCGGTTTTATATCGCCACCGCAGTCATGGATCAGGTGTTTTGGGCTGTGTGGTTTATCACCGGATTGCTTGTGCAGATCGCCACCAAACTTTGGATTTTTATGGAAATGAATCGCCAAAGTGTACTGAGAGAAATAGCGCACCTCGCAGTAAGACTTCAAGCCAAATAA
- a CDS encoding FAD-binding domain-containing protein encodes MSAAVVWLKRDLRLSDHAPLCQAIQSGHPVLLLYCFEPILLDDPHYSARHWQFVLQSLQDINARVPHGSLWVSDKPALDALQQVHETYQIAGLYSHQEIGLANTFERDKAVANWCAAMGINWDEFRCGAVLRGLTQRQNWDKQWQKTMRERCADPDLSQVNWFSPDSTYSQLSDIQQRFNAPPGTFQSGGEAQARRILAEFYQGRGKGYACSLSSPLLSQQACSRMSAYLAWGNISLRQVYQSVLAHWQMVGWRRTLVAFSSRLHWHCHFIQKFESECDMEFRHINRGYDLLPRCTGVEAQQRLAAWETGNTGIPMVDACMRCLIATGYINFRMRAMLVSFLCHHLELDWRLGVAHLARVFLDFEPGIHYSQFQMQAGVTGINTIRIYSPVKQGEEKDPQGEFVKTWLPMLKDVPAPLVHKPWELSQMEQLMYGVVLGEDYPEPIVNLKLSYKAAQELLWQWRKRPQVKKEAQRILKRHVRPS; translated from the coding sequence ATGAGTGCGGCGGTCGTCTGGCTCAAGCGTGATTTAAGGTTATCCGACCACGCACCTTTGTGTCAGGCCATTCAAAGTGGTCATCCCGTACTGCTCTTATATTGCTTTGAACCCATATTACTGGACGACCCGCATTATTCAGCTCGCCATTGGCAGTTTGTTCTGCAGTCTTTACAGGACATCAATGCGCGAGTTCCGCACGGATCTTTGTGGGTATCGGACAAACCGGCATTAGACGCTTTACAGCAGGTCCATGAGACCTACCAAATCGCCGGACTGTACTCTCATCAGGAAATCGGTCTGGCGAACACTTTTGAGCGGGACAAGGCAGTTGCAAACTGGTGTGCGGCAATGGGAATTAACTGGGACGAATTTCGTTGTGGCGCAGTACTAAGAGGGCTGACACAGCGGCAAAACTGGGATAAACAATGGCAAAAAACCATGCGTGAACGCTGCGCTGATCCTGATTTGTCACAAGTAAATTGGTTTTCACCAGACTCGACGTATTCCCAACTGAGCGATATTCAACAACGCTTCAATGCACCGCCGGGCACTTTTCAGTCCGGTGGTGAAGCTCAGGCACGCCGTATTTTAGCCGAGTTCTACCAGGGACGAGGCAAAGGGTATGCTTGTAGTTTATCCAGCCCGTTACTCAGCCAGCAGGCGTGTTCGCGTATGTCTGCTTATCTGGCCTGGGGCAATATCAGTTTGCGTCAGGTGTACCAGAGTGTGTTAGCTCACTGGCAAATGGTGGGTTGGCGTCGCACTCTGGTGGCCTTTTCTTCCAGGCTGCATTGGCATTGTCATTTCATTCAAAAGTTCGAAAGCGAATGTGACATGGAGTTTCGGCACATTAATCGGGGTTATGACCTCTTGCCTCGCTGTACGGGAGTGGAAGCGCAACAAAGGCTAGCTGCCTGGGAAACCGGTAATACAGGCATTCCTATGGTGGACGCCTGTATGCGGTGCCTGATTGCCACGGGTTACATCAACTTCCGTATGCGCGCTATGTTGGTGAGCTTTTTATGTCACCACCTGGAGCTCGACTGGCGTTTGGGTGTTGCCCATCTTGCCCGGGTCTTTTTAGATTTCGAACCGGGTATTCACTACAGCCAGTTTCAAATGCAGGCGGGTGTGACTGGCATCAACACCATTCGCATTTATAGTCCGGTTAAGCAAGGCGAAGAAAAAGACCCGCAAGGGGAGTTTGTCAAAACCTGGCTACCAATGCTCAAAGATGTGCCTGCTCCTTTGGTTCATAAACCCTGGGAGCTGTCGCAGATGGAACAGCTGATGTATGGCGTGGTGCTTGGGGAGGATTATCCTGAGCCCATTGTCAATTTAAAGCTAAGCTATAAAGCAGCGCAGGAATTACTGTGGCAATGGCGCAAAAGGCCTCAAGTGAAAAAAGAAGCCCAGCGGATCCTGAAACGACACGTACGTCCGAGCTAA
- a CDS encoding DUF2256 domain-containing protein, with translation MKKSRLPEKTCPVCLRPFSWRKKWQRDWPNVKYCSKRCAGNRQTNRETHE, from the coding sequence ATGAAGAAATCCCGGTTACCAGAAAAAACCTGCCCGGTTTGCCTGCGTCCTTTTTCCTGGCGCAAAAAATGGCAACGCGACTGGCCCAATGTGAAATATTGCTCCAAACGGTGTGCGGGCAACAGGCAAACAAACAGAGAAACACATGAGTAA
- a CDS encoding GNAT family N-acetyltransferase, protein MPAYTISCDPKRLNFDLIHDFISDSYWAKEIPREVMKQAIEHSLCFGVYTDTAEQVGFARMITDKATFAYLADVFIVEAHRGKGLSKQLVDTIMQHPDLQGLRRIMLATKDAHGLYAQFGFETPEDPSILMQICRPDLYTKCAE, encoded by the coding sequence ATGCCGGCCTATACAATTAGTTGCGATCCTAAACGACTCAACTTTGATCTCATTCACGATTTTATTTCAGACTCCTACTGGGCTAAGGAAATCCCCCGTGAGGTCATGAAACAGGCCATTGAGCACTCTTTGTGTTTTGGCGTCTACACTGACACGGCTGAGCAGGTAGGATTTGCCCGAATGATCACGGACAAGGCAACGTTTGCGTATTTGGCGGATGTATTTATTGTGGAGGCGCATCGAGGCAAAGGGCTAAGTAAGCAGCTCGTCGATACCATTATGCAACACCCGGACCTTCAGGGCTTACGCAGAATCATGCTGGCGACTAAGGATGCGCATGGTTTGTATGCGCAATTTGGTTTCGAGACGCCGGAGGACCCAAGTATTTTGATGCAGATCTGTCGTCCTGATCTATACACAAAATGCGCTGAATAA
- the astB gene encoding N-succinylarginine dihydrolase: MNYYEVNFDGLVGPTHNYAGLSYGNVASKSNANKVSNPKQAALQGLEKMWHLVQLGLHQGVIAPNARPDLRTLRVCGFSGTDAEVISQAAKSQPQLLKACYSASSMWTANAATVSPSCDSADGKLHLTPANLNNKLHRAIEAPQTSQILKSIFNNNDYFSHHEALPQHPMFGDEGAANYTRLADSYGHQGLALFVYGEDAQTQVKPQLFPARQTRQASEAVARSHQLDPHSTLFIQQNPEVIDQGVFHNDVIAIGNENVFLFHEQAFYQQQKVIEQINSAYRGDRPLHLIEVKNADISVEEAVKSYIFNSQLVSLPSGGMAIIAPGECQTVGKVEQYLSALCQASNPISEVIYMDLKQSMQNGGGPACLRLRVTLSEQELNAVNQACLLDEHTYQRLRDWINKHYRDRLSEADLADPNLLTESQQALDELTQLMNLGAIYPFQQE, translated from the coding sequence ATGAACTACTACGAAGTAAATTTTGATGGCCTGGTCGGCCCAACACACAATTACGCGGGATTGTCTTATGGCAATGTTGCGTCCAAATCTAATGCCAACAAAGTATCCAACCCGAAACAGGCGGCATTACAGGGGCTCGAAAAAATGTGGCACCTGGTTCAGCTTGGCTTACACCAGGGCGTCATAGCGCCTAATGCTCGTCCGGATCTGCGTACCCTCAGAGTATGTGGGTTTAGTGGTACAGACGCAGAGGTGATCAGCCAGGCTGCAAAATCCCAGCCTCAGTTGCTTAAAGCCTGTTACTCGGCGTCTTCGATGTGGACTGCGAATGCAGCGACGGTATCACCCAGTTGCGATAGCGCGGATGGCAAATTGCACCTTACACCTGCAAACTTAAACAATAAATTGCACCGGGCTATCGAAGCGCCTCAGACCAGCCAGATTTTAAAAAGTATTTTTAACAACAATGACTATTTCAGCCATCATGAAGCATTACCTCAGCATCCTATGTTTGGAGATGAAGGTGCAGCTAACTATACTCGACTGGCTGACAGCTACGGACATCAGGGGCTGGCGTTATTTGTCTACGGTGAAGATGCTCAGACTCAGGTTAAGCCGCAGCTATTCCCTGCGCGGCAAACTCGCCAGGCGTCTGAAGCGGTTGCGCGAAGTCACCAGCTCGACCCGCATAGCACCTTATTTATTCAACAGAATCCTGAAGTGATCGATCAGGGTGTGTTTCATAACGATGTCATAGCCATAGGCAATGAGAATGTGTTTCTGTTTCATGAGCAGGCCTTTTATCAGCAGCAAAAGGTGATTGAACAGATAAACTCCGCCTATCGGGGTGACAGACCACTTCACCTTATTGAAGTAAAGAATGCCGATATCAGTGTTGAAGAAGCGGTAAAAAGCTACATATTCAATAGTCAGCTGGTTAGTTTACCTTCAGGCGGTATGGCCATCATAGCGCCGGGGGAATGCCAGACCGTGGGGAAAGTTGAGCAATATTTGTCGGCGCTGTGTCAGGCCAGCAACCCGATCAGCGAAGTAATATATATGGATCTCAAGCAAAGTATGCAAAACGGTGGTGGACCTGCGTGCTTGCGACTGAGAGTGACTTTATCGGAGCAGGAACTCAATGCGGTGAATCAGGCATGCTTGCTGGATGAGCACACCTATCAGCGCTTGAGAGACTGGATAAACAAACATTACCGCGACAGGCTGAGTGAGGCCGACCTGGCTGATCCCAATTTGTTAACTGAGAGTCAGCAGGCGCTGGATGAACTAACGCAGCTGATGAACCTGGGCGCCATTTACCCGTTTCAACAAGAATAA
- a CDS encoding LysR family transcriptional regulator has protein sequence MNIEHLKLFVRIAATCNISQAGQDLGLSAAVASSHISKLETDLGVRLLHRTTRKVSLTEEGLAFLPHAEDVLNGVEAARAAIGAGSTKPSGTLRLTMPASFGRMHILPALPGFFTRYPEIKLDLKLSDTISDLVEGGFDLAIRNSALKDSTLVAKKLTTDTRLLCASPDYLATNGHPEHPSALAEHACITLAGLEHWSFQTPQGHQTIKVQGQLRADNGDAIREACQLGLGITINSRWSAYKALRSGQLVEVLPDYPLESNTAIWLVYPSSRLLAPKVRVFIDYLVSYFGEIPYWEK, from the coding sequence ATGAACATTGAGCATCTCAAGTTGTTTGTGCGCATCGCCGCCACCTGTAACATTAGCCAGGCCGGCCAGGATCTGGGGCTGTCAGCCGCAGTCGCAAGCAGCCATATTAGTAAGCTCGAAACCGACCTCGGGGTCAGACTGCTACATCGCACAACACGCAAAGTGTCTTTGACCGAAGAAGGGCTGGCGTTTCTGCCCCATGCCGAAGATGTGTTGAATGGGGTTGAGGCCGCGCGAGCCGCCATAGGCGCCGGCAGTACTAAGCCCAGTGGTACGCTGAGGCTAACCATGCCAGCATCCTTTGGCAGAATGCATATTTTGCCTGCCCTGCCCGGCTTTTTTACCCGGTATCCGGAAATTAAACTCGACCTGAAACTGTCTGACACCATTTCCGATTTGGTCGAGGGCGGCTTTGATCTCGCGATACGTAACAGCGCACTCAAGGACTCCACACTGGTTGCCAAAAAGCTGACTACCGACACCCGATTACTCTGCGCCTCACCGGATTACCTGGCCACAAATGGGCACCCGGAACACCCCTCAGCCTTGGCGGAGCATGCCTGTATCACCCTGGCCGGGTTGGAACATTGGTCCTTTCAGACGCCTCAAGGTCATCAAACCATTAAAGTGCAAGGTCAGCTACGTGCTGATAACGGAGACGCCATCAGAGAGGCCTGTCAACTGGGGCTAGGGATAACCATTAATTCGCGCTGGAGTGCCTATAAAGCATTGCGCTCGGGTCAACTTGTCGAGGTATTACCTGACTATCCGCTCGAATCTAATACCGCTATCTGGCTGGTGTACCCCAGCTCCCGACTATTGGCGCCCAAAGTGCGCGTTTTTATTGATTATCTGGTGAGCTACTTTGGCGAAATCCCCTATTGGGAAAAATAA
- a CDS encoding M23 family metallopeptidase: MAKELALSRHKAFAFTWLIPMVMAVCATIGVQLLCQWAWQFRLSVPAKLGLYFSIHFISAWLLKRYIVILSGEDGERHPGLNWPRPGIHRYLGRYGMVLTALPSMALTLLNPILLFQQVKLLVCQLSVGKRISTRATDIAGYKNKVCYRLPFEGRWLVYNGGNSPATSHSWDVLSQRYALDFVMVDHTYSRHKGNGLNARDYYCFNQPIVAAAAGEVISVFDRVAQAPLPGFGLIDFLCCHFAGNHVVIRHAPGEYGYYAHLKKGSISVKPGDSVGQGELLGVCGFNGFTSEPHLHFHLQDRPDIYYAMGLPVEFIGVECEGVHSDAVHLSRGMQVIQRS; encoded by the coding sequence ATGGCCAAAGAGTTAGCATTGAGCCGGCACAAGGCGTTTGCATTTACCTGGCTGATCCCCATGGTGATGGCAGTATGCGCTACTATCGGTGTGCAGCTGCTTTGTCAATGGGCCTGGCAGTTCCGTTTGTCGGTTCCAGCCAAGTTGGGCTTGTACTTTTCTATTCATTTTATCAGTGCTTGGTTACTAAAAAGGTATATTGTGATTCTCTCTGGTGAAGACGGTGAGCGACATCCCGGATTAAACTGGCCTCGTCCGGGCATTCATCGTTATCTTGGTCGTTATGGTATGGTCTTGACGGCGCTTCCCTCTATGGCGCTGACGCTTTTGAATCCCATACTGTTATTTCAACAGGTTAAATTACTTGTTTGTCAGCTGTCGGTTGGAAAAAGAATATCGACAAGAGCAACAGACATTGCCGGATACAAAAATAAGGTGTGTTATCGCTTGCCGTTTGAAGGTCGCTGGCTGGTTTACAATGGCGGCAACTCACCTGCAACCTCTCATTCCTGGGATGTGCTCTCGCAAAGGTATGCACTGGACTTTGTGATGGTCGATCACACTTATTCACGCCATAAAGGTAACGGTCTGAATGCGCGGGATTATTATTGCTTTAACCAGCCAATTGTTGCGGCAGCAGCGGGGGAAGTGATTTCGGTGTTTGATAGAGTCGCTCAGGCGCCACTGCCAGGGTTTGGGTTAATAGATTTTCTTTGTTGTCACTTTGCTGGCAATCATGTTGTGATCAGGCATGCACCCGGTGAATATGGTTATTATGCTCATCTTAAAAAAGGGTCAATTTCGGTTAAACCTGGAGACAGCGTAGGCCAAGGGGAGCTACTGGGGGTGTGTGGATTTAACGGTTTTACCAGTGAACCCCATTTACATTTCCACCTCCAGGATCGTCCCGATATTTATTATGCAATGGGGTTGCCTGTTGAGTTCATTGGGGTTGAGTGTGAAGGCGTACATTCTGATGCTGTACACCTTAGCCGTGGCATGCAGGTGATCCAGAGGAGCTAA
- a CDS encoding helix-turn-helix domain-containing protein, protein MTKELNKHVVRRCLDKIKSQLKVRELTYLDVAGLFNVSENTVKRMLNQDDISLSRLLTLAELCDLDAAKLLSESVQDTPEHTYFTARQDQAFAKQPHLLSYFSRLFYHQQTVEHIATEFNLSALSSYRYLRALEDIELLTLHPNNQFKFLVHPPLGFAPDSLVIKQSVCKHMAQTLDAVMAPTSTPEQHVLIKPMKMPPILRDKMWQELQDSVSKYAHIAEQAFAQHSEQPDFQVTLVMHPLNTDVFNEAPIIALD, encoded by the coding sequence ATGACCAAGGAGCTGAACAAGCACGTCGTGAGGCGCTGTCTTGATAAAATTAAATCACAACTAAAGGTCAGGGAGTTGACCTACCTGGACGTTGCCGGGTTGTTTAATGTGTCAGAAAATACCGTGAAGAGAATGCTGAACCAGGATGACATCAGCCTGAGTCGGCTGTTAACGCTGGCAGAACTGTGCGACCTGGACGCCGCAAAATTACTGAGCGAGAGTGTACAAGATACCCCTGAGCACACCTACTTTACGGCGCGCCAGGATCAGGCCTTTGCAAAACAACCACATTTGTTAAGCTACTTTTCCCGGCTGTTTTATCATCAGCAAACAGTAGAACACATTGCCACTGAGTTTAATTTAAGCGCACTTTCCAGTTACCGATATTTACGGGCGCTTGAGGATATTGAGCTTTTGACATTACACCCCAATAACCAATTCAAATTTTTAGTACACCCGCCATTGGGGTTTGCTCCAGACAGTCTGGTAATAAAACAGTCCGTCTGTAAACACATGGCGCAAACACTTGATGCTGTTATGGCCCCGACCAGTACGCCAGAGCAGCATGTCTTAATTAAGCCAATGAAAATGCCGCCCATACTACGGGATAAAATGTGGCAGGAATTACAAGATAGCGTCAGCAAATACGCCCACATAGCGGAGCAGGCCTTTGCGCAGCACAGTGAGCAACCTGACTTTCAGGTTACTCTTGTTATGCATCCGCTCAATACCGACGTATTTAATGAAGCCCCCATCATTGCGTTAGATTAG
- a CDS encoding RNA polymerase sigma factor, which yields MEPSKAALLVLSAQQGNRRAFETLCEAFYQPSWRFAMKLSGQSASADDICQDVWTNIAKKLNQLKEPSAFRAWVFRAIYRRFVDLKQAEHRFEETQPEQAFETPDLDTSLSILTLINRLADEERHCVYLFYLEQMSLRDIANILDVPQGTVKSRLNRARAQLRTLVNEEQIA from the coding sequence ATGGAACCATCAAAGGCCGCATTACTGGTATTGTCTGCCCAACAGGGCAACCGGCGTGCGTTCGAAACCTTATGCGAAGCGTTTTATCAGCCAAGCTGGCGGTTTGCGATGAAGCTCAGTGGCCAAAGTGCCAGTGCCGATGATATCTGCCAGGATGTCTGGACTAACATCGCCAAAAAGCTCAATCAGCTTAAAGAGCCCAGTGCATTTCGGGCCTGGGTGTTCCGCGCCATTTACCGTCGCTTTGTCGACCTTAAACAGGCAGAACATCGTTTCGAAGAGACCCAGCCGGAGCAGGCATTCGAGACACCGGATTTGGATACCTCGTTGAGTATCCTGACGCTGATAAACCGGCTAGCCGACGAAGAGCGCCACTGTGTGTACTTATTTTACTTAGAGCAGATGTCGCTCAGAGACATTGCCAATATACTGGATGTCCCCCAGGGCACCGTTAAATCAAGATTAAACCGCGCAAGGGCACAATTGCGTACCCTGGTTAACGAGGAGCAAATAGCATGA
- a CDS encoding flavin reductase family protein — MITQLSREDITNMQERERARLINSLSGFKSANLVGTQDAQGNPNLAIVSSVFHIGANPPLIGMIIRPDTVPRDTLSNLQATGHYTLNHVNSTIWQQAHQTSARYAPGVSEFSEVGLDTQLADGITAPYVAQSQLKFALALREVQKLEINGTILVIGEVIDIQVPQNSIKADGYIDIESLHTVAISGLDSYHETRRLGRLSYAKPEHPPRQLNLNGE; from the coding sequence ATGATCACACAGCTCAGCCGGGAAGACATAACCAATATGCAAGAGCGGGAAAGGGCACGACTGATAAACAGCTTGTCTGGATTTAAAAGTGCTAATCTGGTCGGTACCCAGGATGCACAAGGTAACCCCAATTTGGCTATCGTCAGCTCGGTCTTTCATATTGGTGCCAATCCGCCGCTGATAGGCATGATCATCCGCCCTGATACGGTGCCCAGAGACACACTGAGCAATCTCCAGGCCACAGGTCATTACACGCTAAACCATGTTAACTCGACTATCTGGCAGCAAGCCCACCAAACCTCGGCGCGTTATGCCCCAGGCGTATCTGAGTTTTCAGAGGTCGGACTGGACACTCAGCTGGCTGATGGCATCACAGCACCTTATGTGGCACAGAGCCAGTTGAAATTTGCTTTGGCATTACGAGAAGTACAGAAACTGGAGATCAATGGCACCATTTTAGTGATAGGAGAGGTCATTGATATTCAAGTGCCGCAAAACAGTATTAAAGCGGATGGTTACATCGACATTGAGTCTTTGCATACCGTGGCTATTTCCGGACTGGATAGTTATCATGAAACACGGAGGCTTGGCCGACTGAGCTACGCCAAACCTGAGCACCCACCCAGACAACTAAACCTGAATGGGGAGTAA
- a CDS encoding cryptochrome/photolyase family protein gives MSKQLRLILGDQLNAGHSWYTEKSDEVLYVIAELHQETNYTRHHVQKICAFFAAMKAFAQALKSAGHHVLHLTLDDTQDFASLPELLTHLIREYNIGHFAYQLPDEYRLRTQLSQFCDTLSVTSSVYDTEHFYLANDQLGSYFKPDKRHRLEHFYRKMRGEFNVLMVDGEPLGGQWNFDSDNRNKLKAADLAEIPEPLVFANEVGDILARLKRHQVKTIGQADELLLWPVNRVQAKSLLTFFCQHCLPLFGRFQDAMTGKLIELGEDRGWSLYHSRLSFAINAKILSPKMVVDSAILAFEQSQGAISLAQIEGFVRQIIGWREFVRGIYWANMPKYAELNHLQATRSLPAWFWTGDTKMRCLSHAITQSLTFAYAHHIQRLMVTGNFCLVAGIDPDQVDAWYLGIYIDAIEWVEMPNTRGMSQFADGGIVGSKAYAASGNYIKKMSDYCGDCAYKVTETVSESACPLNALYWRFMQQHHTQFASNPRTKMVYSNWLKKSEEDKQALLTRAQYLLDHIEQL, from the coding sequence ATGAGTAAACAACTTAGATTGATCCTGGGCGATCAGCTTAATGCGGGTCATAGCTGGTATACAGAAAAGTCCGATGAGGTGCTTTATGTTATTGCTGAACTGCATCAGGAGACGAATTATACCCGGCACCATGTCCAGAAAATATGCGCGTTTTTTGCTGCAATGAAAGCATTCGCACAGGCACTTAAGTCGGCAGGGCACCATGTATTGCATCTGACGCTGGATGATACGCAGGACTTTGCATCGCTACCTGAGCTGCTGACCCACCTGATCAGGGAGTATAATATCGGTCACTTTGCTTATCAGTTGCCGGATGAATATCGGTTGCGCACTCAGCTGTCACAGTTTTGCGACACACTGTCAGTTACTTCGAGTGTCTATGATACTGAACATTTCTATCTGGCTAATGACCAGCTTGGCAGTTACTTTAAGCCTGATAAACGGCATCGGCTGGAACATTTCTATCGCAAGATGCGCGGTGAGTTTAATGTGCTCATGGTCGATGGAGAACCGCTTGGCGGACAATGGAATTTCGACAGTGATAATCGCAACAAGCTCAAAGCGGCCGATCTTGCTGAGATACCCGAACCGCTGGTGTTTGCTAACGAGGTCGGTGATATTTTGGCGCGGCTCAAGCGACATCAGGTCAAAACCATAGGGCAGGCGGATGAGCTTCTGCTGTGGCCCGTTAATCGTGTACAGGCAAAGTCCCTGCTGACGTTCTTTTGCCAGCATTGTTTACCGTTATTCGGGCGTTTTCAGGATGCTATGACGGGTAAACTAATTGAGCTTGGCGAGGATCGGGGCTGGAGCTTGTATCATTCTCGCTTGTCATTTGCCATTAATGCCAAAATCCTCAGTCCTAAAATGGTGGTAGATTCGGCGATTTTGGCATTTGAGCAGTCCCAGGGAGCCATCAGTCTGGCGCAGATAGAGGGATTTGTGCGCCAGATCATTGGTTGGCGCGAGTTTGTCAGGGGCATTTATTGGGCCAATATGCCAAAGTATGCTGAGCTCAATCATTTGCAGGCCACACGCAGCTTGCCTGCCTGGTTCTGGACGGGCGACACCAAAATGCGCTGTCTCAGTCACGCTATCACACAATCGCTGACCTTTGCGTATGCCCATCATATTCAGCGCCTGATGGTCACCGGCAACTTCTGTCTGGTGGCTGGCATAGACCCAGATCAGGTGGACGCCTGGTACCTGGGGATTTACATCGACGCCATAGAGTGGGTGGAAATGCCAAACACCCGGGGTATGAGCCAGTTTGCCGATGGTGGCATTGTTGGCTCCAAGGCTTATGCAGCCAGCGGAAACTACATTAAAAAAATGAGTGACTACTGCGGCGACTGTGCTTACAAAGTGACAGAAACGGTCTCTGAGTCAGCCTGTCCGTTAAACGCCTTGTATTGGCGCTTTATGCAGCAACACCATACGCAATTCGCCAGTAACCCGCGTACAAAAATGGTGTACAGCAACTGGCTGAAAAAGTCTGAAGAAGATAAGCAGGCCTTGCTCACACGCGCTCAATACTTGCTCGACCATATCGAACAGCTTTAA
- a CDS encoding zinc-dependent alcohol dehydrogenase family protein: MKAMVLNQYGEEAAFTLTEVVKPQVTAGHVLVQVAASSVNTVDTMIRTMGEALPLSPALPAVLGMDFAGTVVEVGEGVTDFAVGDEVYGCAGGLADLPGALAEFMLADARLIARKPSNLTMREAAALPLVGITAYEGLQRAGIGAGQQVLVHGGSGGVGHVAVQLAKHFGAQVYSTGGGDAQLELISRLGAVPINYKTEQVADYVTTHTEGRGFDVVFDSVGGANMANSFEAAALNGHVASTVAMVDLDLSVAHFKGLSLHVVFMLIPMLHNHKREDHHQILNALTTIVEAGALVPVLDEQGFELSQAGLAHARLQSGQAMGKVVIDV; the protein is encoded by the coding sequence ATGAAAGCGATGGTTTTAAATCAATACGGTGAAGAGGCTGCGTTTACTTTAACTGAGGTAGTTAAACCTCAAGTGACGGCAGGTCACGTTCTGGTGCAAGTAGCGGCAAGCAGCGTCAACACGGTTGATACGATGATCCGCACCATGGGCGAAGCCTTGCCTTTATCACCGGCCTTACCAGCCGTACTCGGGATGGACTTTGCGGGTACCGTGGTTGAAGTTGGAGAGGGCGTAACGGACTTTGCCGTAGGAGACGAAGTCTACGGGTGTGCCGGTGGTCTGGCTGACTTACCAGGCGCATTGGCGGAATTTATGCTGGCCGATGCCCGACTCATTGCGCGTAAACCCAGTAATCTGACTATGCGAGAAGCGGCTGCTTTACCTTTAGTAGGGATCACGGCTTATGAAGGGCTACAACGGGCTGGGATAGGGGCAGGCCAGCAAGTCCTGGTACATGGTGGCTCTGGCGGTGTTGGACATGTTGCCGTGCAATTAGCTAAACACTTTGGTGCACAAGTGTACTCGACCGGTGGCGGCGATGCCCAGCTTGAGCTGATCAGTCGCCTGGGCGCAGTACCGATTAACTATAAAACCGAACAAGTGGCAGATTATGTGACCACACATACCGAGGGCAGAGGGTTCGATGTGGTCTTTGACTCAGTAGGCGGCGCCAATATGGCTAACTCGTTCGAAGCCGCGGCCTTGAACGGTCATGTAGCCTCAACTGTGGCCATGGTGGATCTTGACTTGTCAGTGGCTCACTTTAAAGGGTTGTCTTTGCATGTGGTCTTTATGCTGATCCCTATGCTGCATAACCATAAGCGTGAAGATCATCACCAGATCCTGAATGCCCTGACAACCATAGTTGAAGCCGGGGCGCTGGTGCCCGTGTTGGATGAACAAGGTTTTGAGTTGTCGCAAGCAGGTCTGGCGCATGCGCGACTGCAAAGTGGTCAGGCGATGGGCAAAGTGGTGATTGACGTATAA